One part of the Salinimonas iocasae genome encodes these proteins:
- the rpsR gene encoding 30S ribosomal protein S18 produces the protein MARFFRRRKFCRFSAEGVTEIDYKDIATLKNYITESGKIVPSRITGTSAKYQRQLSSAIKRARFLALLPYTDSHK, from the coding sequence ATGGCTCGTTTTTTCAGACGTCGTAAGTTCTGCCGTTTTTCTGCAGAAGGTGTAACTGAAATCGATTATAAAGATATCGCTACGCTGAAGAACTACATCACAGAAAGCGGTAAGATCGTCCCTAGCCGTATCACAGGTACCAGTGCGAAGTATCAGCGTCAGCTGTCTTCTGCAATCAAGCGTGCACGTTTTCTTGCACTGCTTCCGTACACTGATTCACACAAGTAA
- a CDS encoding 3-keto-disaccharide hydrolase, which produces MASDEELEDWQKAEKTEVWEPVPPKVTAEPGKAPSDAIVLFDGKDLSAWESVKGGEAQWAVSDGAMTVKPGTGDIKTKESFCDVQLHVEWKAPEPEADMEGQQRNNSGVFLQQRYEVQVLDSYESKTYANGQAASIYKQTIPLVNATRPPEQWQEYDIIFTAPRFDDKTLKTPGYITVLHNGVVVQNHVEIQGKTEWIGEPSYEAHGCAPIQLQDHSNEVSFRNIWIRKITPLNQ; this is translated from the coding sequence ATGGCCTCAGACGAAGAACTTGAAGACTGGCAGAAAGCAGAAAAGACCGAGGTGTGGGAGCCTGTTCCACCAAAGGTGACCGCTGAGCCTGGTAAGGCACCATCTGATGCAATAGTTTTATTTGATGGTAAAGATTTGTCAGCATGGGAATCAGTGAAAGGCGGTGAGGCTCAGTGGGCCGTTAGTGATGGTGCAATGACAGTGAAACCAGGTACCGGTGATATTAAAACTAAAGAATCTTTTTGCGACGTGCAACTGCATGTTGAATGGAAAGCGCCCGAGCCTGAGGCTGATATGGAAGGTCAACAACGCAATAATAGTGGTGTCTTTTTACAGCAGCGTTATGAGGTTCAGGTTCTGGATTCTTATGAAAGTAAGACCTATGCAAATGGCCAGGCCGCCAGTATTTACAAGCAAACGATTCCGTTAGTGAATGCAACCCGTCCACCTGAACAGTGGCAGGAATATGACATTATTTTCACAGCACCACGCTTTGATGATAAAACGCTCAAAACACCCGGCTACATTACCGTGCTGCATAATGGTGTGGTAGTGCAAAATCATGTGGAGATTCAGGGTAAAACAGAATGGATTGGTGAACCGTCTTACGAAGCTCACGGATGCGCACCCATACAGCTTCAGGATCATTCCAATGAAGTAAGCTTCCGTAATATCTGGATTAGAAAAATTACGCCTTTAAACCAGTAG
- a CDS encoding gluconate 2-dehydrogenase subunit 3 family protein, with amino-acid sequence MNRRDLLKLITAATGAAFVGTNPLAYELRPDVPLADTGFTKDDVAFLNEVGEVIIPRTDTPGAKDSNVGQIMAVLVADCYPSVLRKTFRDGMKKLDAEATSEFGKVFLLLDKTQRHSLVSRLDEEAREYNHKMGLWSVASQLPNQRREASQAPVPHYFSLFKQLTLFGFFTSKEGGTKVLRYVPVPGKYDGNIEYKKGQKAWAT; translated from the coding sequence ATGAATCGTCGAGATCTTTTAAAGCTTATAACGGCCGCTACCGGTGCGGCATTTGTTGGCACCAATCCGTTAGCCTATGAGTTGCGCCCGGATGTGCCGCTAGCAGACACCGGTTTCACCAAAGATGATGTCGCGTTTTTAAATGAGGTGGGCGAGGTGATTATTCCGCGCACTGATACGCCTGGAGCAAAGGATTCAAACGTCGGGCAAATAATGGCGGTGCTGGTGGCAGACTGTTACCCCTCTGTGCTACGAAAAACATTTCGTGACGGAATGAAAAAGCTCGATGCTGAGGCAACCAGCGAATTTGGGAAAGTGTTTCTGTTGCTGGATAAAACCCAGCGTCACAGCCTCGTCTCGCGGTTGGATGAAGAGGCGCGCGAATACAATCATAAAATGGGATTGTGGAGTGTTGCCAGTCAATTGCCAAACCAGCGTAGAGAGGCCTCTCAAGCGCCTGTCCCGCATTATTTTTCGTTGTTTAAGCAGCTTACGCTGTTTGGTTTTTTTACCTCAAAAGAAGGTGGAACCAAGGTATTACGGTACGTGCCCGTACCGGGCAAATATGACGGGAATATTGAATATAAAAAAGGCCAGAAGGCCTGGGCTACCTGA
- the rpsF gene encoding 30S ribosomal protein S6: MRHYEIVFMVHPDQSEQVPGMIERYTTILKQDGGQIHRMEDWGRRQLAYPIEKLHKAHYVLINAEATAEAVDELENAFRFNDVILRNLVMRTKNAVTEPSPMMKEEPRRERREDSAPRTERTEKKTETTEDNA, encoded by the coding sequence ATGCGTCATTACGAAATCGTTTTTATGGTTCACCCTGATCAGAGTGAACAAGTACCTGGTATGATCGAGCGTTATACCACAATCCTTAAGCAAGACGGTGGTCAGATTCACCGTATGGAAGACTGGGGTCGCCGTCAACTGGCTTACCCAATCGAGAAGCTACACAAAGCCCACTATGTTCTGATCAACGCAGAAGCGACTGCTGAAGCTGTTGATGAGCTGGAAAATGCGTTCCGCTTCAACGATGTTATCCTGCGTAATCTGGTTATGCGCACTAAAAACGCTGTGACTGAGCCTTCTCCAATGATGAAAGAAGAGCCTCGTCGTGAGCGTCGCGAAGATTCTGCACCTCGTACAGAGCGTACAGAAAAGAAAACCGAAACCACCGAAGATAACGCGTAA
- a CDS encoding LacI family DNA-binding transcriptional regulator, protein MATIREVADIAGVSVATVSRTLQQPERVSPKTRARVTSAIEQTGYKPNLMAVKFRSGKTHSLVVLVPTIANLFFARVINGMQEAAAERGYSLLLGNTQGNPDLEADYVKMVQTSQADGVIQLRAHNPFSAMQSSSGGLLPMVNVCEVVDSASFPTVTLDNHNAAKSMTEHLLELGHTRIGLIKGPNSSPLTQERLRGYQHALANADIPFDESILFDGDFTLRSGFDAARRMLEQPNRPTALFCENDETAIGAMQALKQAGLKIPEDISVAGFDDIAFSGYADPPLTTIAQPAEEFGHTAVSLLVDVLNGKIKKAPRVIMPHELIVRNSTGPAPGTNA, encoded by the coding sequence ATGGCGACAATCAGAGAAGTGGCCGATATCGCCGGCGTATCAGTTGCAACGGTATCAAGAACGCTACAACAGCCAGAACGGGTATCTCCCAAGACCCGGGCAAGGGTTACCAGCGCGATTGAGCAAACCGGTTATAAACCAAATTTGATGGCGGTAAAGTTTCGCTCAGGCAAGACCCATAGCCTGGTTGTGCTGGTTCCAACCATTGCCAACCTTTTCTTTGCCCGCGTTATTAACGGTATGCAGGAAGCTGCCGCTGAACGCGGGTATTCTTTGCTGTTAGGTAATACCCAGGGTAATCCGGACCTTGAGGCTGACTATGTGAAAATGGTGCAAACCTCTCAGGCCGATGGGGTCATTCAGTTACGCGCTCACAACCCCTTTTCTGCAATGCAATCGTCATCGGGAGGCCTGCTTCCCATGGTCAACGTCTGCGAAGTCGTCGACTCTGCCAGCTTTCCTACTGTTACTCTGGATAATCACAATGCAGCCAAGTCAATGACAGAGCATTTACTCGAACTGGGGCATACTCGGATAGGTTTGATAAAAGGGCCAAATTCCAGCCCCTTAACGCAGGAGCGATTGCGCGGATACCAGCACGCGCTGGCAAATGCAGATATTCCGTTTGATGAAAGTATACTGTTTGACGGCGACTTCACCCTGCGCTCAGGGTTTGATGCTGCACGCAGAATGCTGGAACAACCGAATCGCCCTACCGCTTTGTTTTGCGAAAATGATGAAACTGCCATTGGCGCGATGCAAGCGCTGAAGCAGGCAGGTCTTAAGATCCCGGAGGATATCTCTGTAGCCGGATTCGATGATATCGCTTTTTCCGGTTATGCAGATCCGCCGCTGACCACTATCGCACAACCGGCAGAAGAGTTTGGTCACACTGCGGTGTCACTGTTGGTAGATGTACTAAATGGTAAAATTAAAAAGGCCCCGCGAGTCATCATGCCCCATGAGCTTATTGTGAGAAATAGTACTGGCCCTGCACCAGGTACTAACGCCTAA
- a CDS encoding DMT family transporter: protein MVGEIAALSVALCWAIAARMFRVLGTSFSPLSLNLWKGVVAIIILVLVTQLFLPPVSLPATAYGWLFLSGVVGIGIGDTCFFQALNRIGDTQSVLITETLAPIFTALLAMVWIAEWLTWQQWIGIALVLVSVDMVVKVKRRTELHLFAPSGYLFAAAAAVCQAIGAVISRDILTRYTVDAFNASLVRLVGGLAIIVVLMIIMRKQWLPKSDKPLQMWRTFALATILGTAAALYLQMVAFANAKAGVVQTLIATSAVMSLAVAWVLGERANKATIFWSFAALAGVTVLVAAGHISAHG, encoded by the coding sequence ATGGTGGGTGAAATTGCCGCGCTCAGTGTAGCCCTGTGCTGGGCGATTGCTGCAAGAATGTTTCGGGTACTCGGCACATCATTTTCACCTCTGTCCCTGAATTTATGGAAAGGGGTCGTAGCCATCATCATCCTGGTGTTGGTAACGCAATTGTTTCTTCCGCCGGTAAGCCTGCCCGCAACGGCATACGGGTGGCTCTTTTTAAGTGGTGTGGTGGGCATAGGTATCGGCGACACCTGCTTTTTTCAGGCGCTCAATCGCATTGGCGATACACAGTCGGTGCTGATCACCGAAACGCTGGCACCAATCTTTACCGCACTTCTGGCCATGGTCTGGATTGCCGAATGGTTAACCTGGCAACAGTGGATTGGTATTGCTCTGGTGCTCGTGAGTGTAGATATGGTTGTGAAGGTAAAGCGGCGAACCGAACTACATTTATTTGCTCCGTCGGGCTACCTGTTCGCCGCAGCGGCGGCAGTGTGTCAGGCCATTGGTGCGGTAATCAGTCGCGATATTCTCACGCGTTATACCGTTGATGCATTTAACGCCAGCCTTGTACGACTTGTTGGCGGACTGGCAATTATCGTGGTGCTTATGATCATCATGCGTAAACAATGGCTGCCTAAAAGTGATAAACCATTACAAATGTGGCGAACCTTCGCGCTAGCGACTATTTTAGGTACCGCCGCGGCGCTCTATTTACAAATGGTCGCGTTTGCCAATGCCAAAGCCGGAGTGGTGCAAACCCTTATCGCAACATCTGCTGTAATGTCGCTGGCCGTGGCCTGGGTGCTTGGCGAACGCGCTAATAAAGCTACCATTTTCTGGTCCTTTGCCGCGTTAGCCGGGGTAACTGTGCTGGTGGCCGCAGGGCATATCAGCGCTCACGGTTGA
- a CDS encoding sugar phosphate isomerase/epimerase family protein has translation MAGIKGPAIFLAQFASDKAPFDTLENMAQWAGSLGYKGIQVPTDPALFDLEQAAESQQYCDDAQATCAKYGVEITELSTHLQGQLVAVHPAYDEQFDNFAPSHLHGDPKARTEWAINQLKLAAKASQRLGLNAHATFSGALMWHLVYPWPQRPAGLVEQGFAELARRWKPILDAFDEAGVDVCYEIHPGEDLHDGATFERFLKAVDNHPRANILYDPSHFVLQQLDYLDFIDRYHDRIKMFHVKDAEFLPNGRSGIYGGYQDWVDRPGRFRSLGDGQVDFKQIFSKLTQYGFEGWAVLEWECCLKDSAQGAAEGAPFIAQHIIEPATGAFDDFAGGEVSESRNRRILGLDSE, from the coding sequence ATGGCAGGCATAAAAGGCCCGGCAATTTTTCTGGCGCAGTTCGCCTCAGATAAGGCCCCGTTTGATACGCTGGAAAATATGGCTCAGTGGGCCGGTTCATTAGGCTACAAAGGCATACAGGTACCAACAGATCCGGCATTATTTGACCTTGAACAGGCTGCTGAGAGCCAGCAGTATTGCGACGATGCACAGGCAACCTGTGCCAAATACGGTGTGGAAATTACCGAGTTATCGACGCATTTGCAGGGTCAGCTGGTTGCCGTTCACCCGGCGTACGACGAACAATTTGATAACTTCGCACCTTCTCATCTTCATGGGGATCCGAAAGCGCGTACTGAGTGGGCGATTAATCAATTAAAGCTGGCAGCAAAAGCCAGTCAGCGCTTGGGTCTGAACGCCCACGCAACGTTCTCAGGCGCACTTATGTGGCATCTTGTTTACCCGTGGCCGCAGCGACCAGCCGGTCTGGTCGAGCAGGGCTTTGCTGAACTGGCGCGCCGATGGAAGCCTATTCTGGATGCCTTTGACGAAGCGGGCGTAGATGTCTGTTATGAGATTCATCCGGGTGAAGACTTACATGATGGCGCAACGTTCGAGCGCTTTCTTAAGGCCGTGGACAACCACCCACGCGCAAACATTCTCTACGACCCCAGCCATTTCGTGCTGCAACAGCTGGATTATCTGGATTTTATCGATCGTTACCATGACCGCATCAAAATGTTTCATGTTAAGGATGCTGAGTTTTTGCCAAACGGCAGAAGTGGTATTTATGGCGGCTATCAGGACTGGGTGGATCGCCCCGGACGTTTCCGTTCGCTGGGAGATGGTCAGGTCGACTTCAAACAGATATTCAGCAAGCTAACGCAATATGGATTTGAAGGCTGGGCCGTGCTGGAGTGGGAATGCTGTCTCAAAGACTCAGCGCAAGGGGCTGCCGAGGGCGCGCCATTCATTGCTCAGCACATTATCGAACCGGCGACAGGGGCCTTTGACGATTTTGCCGGTGGTGAGGTTAGTGAGTCCCGAAACCGTCGCATACTGGGTCTGGATTCAGAATAA
- a CDS encoding Gfo/Idh/MocA family protein, translating to MTRQKKIRLGMIGGGEGAFIGAVHRHAAGLDGHYELVCGAFSRDQDNNTRTAQSLDLPAERVYDSWEEMLEQEAALPENERMQVVSIVTPNHLHVPVSIAAAKAGFHVFCEKPAATSFDETKALADAISSAPVLYGLAHTYQGYPMVWQARHMVESGMLGKLRKVYVEYPQGWLSGEEESHNKQASWRTDPALSGASGCMGDIGTHAFSLAEFILGDKITQLCGELNTHVDGRRLDDDGAALIKTDNGVTGVLIASQVCAGEENPLKIKVYGEKGGLEWRQMEPNSVIYRPVDAPYQVFRAGQPSVCEDAQSQLRVPAGHPEGYLEAMANLYTAFAASVRSGKSGTADKVPGLASGIRGMAFIKAMLDSSGSEQKWHSIADNHD from the coding sequence ATGACTCGACAGAAAAAAATTCGACTGGGCATGATTGGTGGCGGTGAAGGCGCTTTTATCGGCGCGGTGCATCGTCACGCGGCCGGCCTGGACGGACATTACGAACTGGTTTGCGGTGCATTCTCCCGTGATCAGGATAACAACACCCGCACTGCCCAAAGCCTGGATCTTCCGGCAGAGCGGGTATATGACTCGTGGGAAGAAATGCTGGAGCAAGAAGCAGCATTGCCCGAGAACGAAAGAATGCAGGTAGTGAGCATCGTCACCCCAAATCACCTGCATGTTCCTGTTTCTATTGCCGCAGCCAAAGCTGGCTTTCATGTATTTTGCGAAAAACCGGCGGCAACATCATTTGATGAAACAAAGGCGCTTGCTGATGCAATCAGTAGTGCGCCTGTATTGTACGGTTTGGCGCATACTTATCAGGGCTACCCCATGGTATGGCAGGCGCGCCACATGGTTGAAAGCGGCATGCTGGGTAAGCTTCGCAAAGTTTATGTGGAATACCCACAAGGCTGGTTATCCGGTGAAGAGGAAAGTCACAACAAACAGGCATCCTGGCGCACAGATCCGGCGCTTTCCGGGGCGAGTGGCTGCATGGGTGATATCGGCACACATGCCTTCAGTCTGGCAGAGTTTATTCTGGGCGACAAAATCACACAGTTATGTGGTGAGCTTAATACCCACGTGGATGGGCGTCGGCTTGATGATGATGGTGCCGCGCTGATTAAAACAGATAATGGCGTCACCGGTGTACTTATTGCCAGTCAGGTCTGTGCCGGTGAAGAAAACCCTCTGAAAATCAAAGTTTATGGCGAAAAAGGCGGTCTTGAGTGGCGTCAGATGGAGCCAAACTCTGTCATCTATCGCCCCGTCGATGCACCTTATCAGGTTTTCCGCGCAGGTCAGCCGAGCGTCTGCGAAGACGCACAATCACAACTGCGTGTGCCGGCAGGTCATCCGGAAGGTTACCTTGAGGCTATGGCCAATCTTTACACCGCATTTGCTGCATCGGTAAGAAGCGGTAAAAGCGGTACGGCCGATAAAGTGCCCGGCCTTGCGTCTGGCATTCGGGGGATGGCGTTTATCAAAGCAATGCTTGATAGCAGTGGCAGCGAACAAAAGTGGCATTCAATTGCCGACAATCACGACTAA
- a CDS encoding nucleoside permease, whose amino-acid sequence MNNVKVRLSIMMFLQFFIWGGWFVTLGTYLASTLEASGGQIAMAFSTQSWGAIIAPLIIGLIADKYFNAERILGVLHLLGAALMYMMFTAQDFSSFYPFVLGYMIAYMPTLALVNSVSFGQMHDPSKEFGKIRVWGTIGWIVAGLVISYVFSWDARQAIENGMLRNTFALCAIASLLLGLFSFTLPATPPKGKGQATGIGQALGTDALSLLKSRNFAVFFIASVLICIPLAFYYQNANPFLTEIGVENATGKMTLGQVSEVLFMLALPVFLNKFGIKKTLILGMLAWVIRYVLFAYGNADEGIWLLLVGIALHGLCYDFFFVSGQIYTDAKAAPQNKSAAQGLITLATYGVGMLIGFWVAGQITDAYAVSDGHVWENVWLFPAAFALVVLVLFTVLFKPEKVSVDD is encoded by the coding sequence ATGAATAATGTAAAAGTACGCTTAAGCATCATGATGTTCCTGCAGTTTTTTATCTGGGGAGGATGGTTCGTTACTCTGGGTACTTACCTGGCAAGTACACTGGAAGCCAGTGGTGGGCAAATAGCGATGGCGTTTTCCACGCAAAGCTGGGGCGCCATCATCGCACCGCTCATTATTGGTTTGATTGCTGATAAATACTTTAATGCAGAGCGCATTCTCGGGGTGCTGCATCTGCTTGGTGCTGCGCTGATGTACATGATGTTCACCGCTCAGGATTTCAGTAGTTTTTATCCTTTCGTGCTGGGTTACATGATTGCGTACATGCCGACTCTGGCACTGGTGAATTCCGTATCGTTCGGACAGATGCATGATCCTTCGAAGGAATTTGGCAAAATCCGCGTGTGGGGCACCATTGGCTGGATTGTAGCCGGGTTGGTGATCAGTTATGTTTTTTCCTGGGATGCACGTCAGGCCATCGAAAATGGCATGCTCAGAAACACCTTTGCCTTGTGCGCTATTGCGTCGCTGCTACTTGGGTTATTCAGCTTTACCCTGCCGGCTACACCGCCTAAAGGAAAGGGGCAGGCTACCGGAATTGGACAAGCGTTAGGAACCGACGCACTAAGTCTGCTCAAAAGCCGAAACTTCGCGGTATTTTTTATCGCATCGGTTCTGATTTGTATCCCGCTGGCCTTTTACTATCAAAATGCTAACCCGTTTCTTACCGAGATCGGCGTTGAGAACGCGACCGGCAAAATGACACTGGGTCAGGTCTCAGAAGTCTTGTTCATGTTGGCTTTACCTGTATTTCTGAACAAATTCGGCATCAAGAAAACGTTGATTCTGGGCATGCTTGCCTGGGTTATACGCTACGTTTTATTTGCCTATGGGAATGCTGACGAAGGTATCTGGCTATTGCTGGTGGGTATTGCGCTCCATGGTTTGTGCTATGACTTCTTTTTTGTATCAGGGCAAATCTATACCGATGCTAAAGCTGCTCCACAAAACAAGAGCGCTGCGCAGGGGCTTATAACCCTGGCAACCTATGGTGTAGGCATGCTTATTGGGTTCTGGGTGGCTGGCCAGATTACCGATGCATACGCGGTATCCGATGGTCACGTTTGGGAGAATGTCTGGCTATTCCCCGCAGCATTTGCACTGGTGGTATTAGTACTGTTCACAGTGCTTTTCAAACCTGAAAAGGTCTCTGTGGATGACTAA
- a CDS encoding hydroxypyruvate isomerase family protein, with protein MTNRRQLLKGLALTGAGLSAGVWSGAGLAAQQPLQNRVRHSVARWTFGDMDIESLCQAVKKIGFSAIDLVGPQDWPVLKKYGIDSAMCNGAELNLTDGWCAPEFHDQLIKRYRHHIDLVAEAGYRNLVCFSGNKRGMDPQAGLDNAAKGLSSILGHAEKRGVVLHMELFNAIDHPDYMADNSAWGVALCRRLQSPNFKLLYDIYHMQVNEGNIIQTIQDNIAYFGHFHTAGVPGRHEIDDSQELNYRAIVKAIHSLNFEGYVAQEFIPTANTQAGRLAALKQAVKICDV; from the coding sequence ATGACTAACCGGCGTCAACTCCTCAAGGGGCTGGCGCTGACCGGAGCGGGCCTGTCCGCCGGCGTTTGGTCTGGCGCGGGCCTGGCTGCACAACAGCCATTGCAAAATCGTGTACGCCACTCTGTTGCGCGCTGGACATTCGGGGATATGGATATTGAAAGCTTATGCCAGGCGGTGAAAAAAATTGGCTTTTCTGCCATAGATTTAGTTGGCCCGCAAGATTGGCCGGTACTTAAAAAATACGGTATCGACAGCGCCATGTGCAACGGCGCAGAGTTAAATCTGACAGATGGCTGGTGTGCCCCTGAGTTTCATGACCAGCTGATAAAACGTTACCGTCATCATATTGATTTGGTCGCGGAGGCTGGTTATCGGAACCTGGTGTGCTTCAGCGGCAATAAGCGGGGGATGGACCCGCAGGCAGGTCTGGATAACGCGGCAAAAGGGCTGAGTAGCATTCTGGGACACGCTGAAAAGCGTGGCGTTGTACTGCATATGGAGCTATTTAACGCTATCGACCATCCGGATTATATGGCAGATAACAGTGCCTGGGGTGTGGCGCTGTGCCGCCGGTTGCAGTCGCCCAACTTTAAGCTGCTGTATGACATCTATCATATGCAGGTCAATGAAGGGAACATCATACAGACCATACAAGACAACATTGCGTATTTCGGCCATTTTCACACCGCCGGGGTACCAGGAAGACATGAAATCGACGATTCACAAGAGCTGAACTATCGCGCCATCGTCAAAGCTATTCACTCATTAAATTTTGAAGGCTACGTTGCGCAGGAGTTCATTCCGACCGCCAATACACAAGCAGGTCGGTTGGCCGCCCTAAAGCAGGCGGTAAAAATTTGTGATGTGTAA
- the rplI gene encoding 50S ribosomal protein L9 → MDIILLDKIANLGGLGDKVNVKSGFARNFLFPQGKAVPATKDNVEKFEARRAELEAKIAEDLAAAQARAEKLDALEEVTVAAPAGDEGKLFGSVGTRDIAEAITAAGVEVAKSEVRLPTGTLRETGEYDIDVQLHSDVATTVKVVIIAEA, encoded by the coding sequence ATGGATATCATCCTACTGGATAAAATCGCCAACCTTGGTGGTCTGGGCGACAAAGTTAATGTTAAGTCTGGTTTTGCACGTAACTTCCTTTTCCCTCAGGGTAAAGCAGTTCCTGCAACTAAAGACAACGTAGAGAAGTTTGAAGCACGTCGTGCTGAGCTGGAAGCGAAAATCGCTGAAGATCTGGCTGCTGCACAAGCACGCGCTGAAAAGCTTGACGCACTTGAAGAAGTTACTGTTGCGGCACCTGCTGGTGACGAAGGTAAACTTTTCGGTTCTGTTGGTACACGTGACATCGCAGAAGCAATTACTGCTGCTGGTGTTGAAGTTGCTAAGTCAGAAGTTCGTCTGCCTACAGGTACGCTACGTGAAACTGGCGAATATGACATCGATGTTCAGCTGCACTCAGATGTAGCAACAACAGTAAAAGTTGTGATCATCGCTGAAGCCTAA
- a CDS encoding GMC oxidoreductase, translated as MADNHYDAIVVGSGISGGWAAKELTEKGLKVLMLERGRNIEHIKDYKNAHKEAWDYPHRDLATQKMKDEHPVLSRDYPLNESTYGMWATQKEAPYVENKPFTWFRGYHVGGRSLLWGRQSYRLNKEDFLANKKEGVAVDWPIRYEDVAPWYDYVEKYAGISGNRDGLDVLPDGQYMPAFELNVVEKDVAARIKKAFKGSRHLICGRAANATKAQPEQGRAGCQARSKCWLGCPFGGYFSTQSSTLPAAMKTGNLTLRPFSIVSQILYDKDKKRARGVEVIDAQNKQTYEYTANVVFVNASALNSAWLLMNSATDVWEGGLGSSSGELGHNVMDHHFRVGASGTAEGYEDKYYFGRRPSGFYVPRFRNWGGDKRDYLRGFGYQGSASRQSWRENVAEMGVGAQLKDAVSEPGAWTIGMNAFGEMLPDHSNRIYMNRQKKDAWGLPVLEMDVELKENELRMRKDMQQDAIDMFEAAGMKNVRGFEADYQPGMGIHEMGTARMGRDPKTSVLNKHNQVWDAPNVFVTDGACMTSASCVNPSLTYMALTARAAEFAVEELKKGNL; from the coding sequence ATGGCTGATAATCATTATGATGCGATAGTAGTCGGATCAGGAATAAGCGGCGGCTGGGCGGCGAAAGAGCTCACAGAAAAAGGCCTGAAAGTGCTTATGCTTGAACGGGGTCGCAATATAGAGCATATCAAGGATTATAAAAATGCCCACAAGGAAGCGTGGGATTATCCTCATCGGGATCTGGCCACGCAAAAGATGAAGGATGAACATCCCGTCTTATCCCGTGACTACCCCCTGAATGAATCTACCTATGGCATGTGGGCGACGCAAAAAGAAGCGCCCTATGTTGAGAATAAGCCGTTTACCTGGTTCAGAGGCTATCACGTTGGCGGACGTTCGCTATTGTGGGGTCGTCAGAGTTACCGCCTGAATAAAGAAGACTTTCTGGCCAATAAGAAAGAAGGTGTCGCGGTGGACTGGCCAATTCGCTATGAAGATGTCGCGCCGTGGTACGACTATGTCGAAAAGTATGCCGGAATCAGTGGAAATCGCGATGGCCTGGATGTATTACCCGACGGTCAGTATATGCCAGCGTTCGAACTAAATGTGGTCGAAAAAGATGTTGCTGCCCGAATAAAAAAGGCATTTAAGGGCAGTCGACATCTGATTTGCGGGCGGGCAGCAAACGCAACCAAAGCGCAGCCGGAGCAGGGTCGAGCAGGATGTCAGGCACGTAGTAAATGTTGGCTGGGTTGTCCGTTTGGCGGGTATTTCAGTACGCAGTCATCCACGCTGCCAGCGGCAATGAAAACCGGTAATCTGACTCTGCGCCCGTTTTCTATTGTTAGCCAGATTCTGTATGACAAAGACAAAAAACGGGCTCGCGGTGTTGAGGTGATTGATGCGCAGAACAAGCAAACCTACGAGTACACCGCAAATGTTGTCTTTGTGAATGCATCAGCGCTTAACAGTGCATGGCTGTTAATGAACTCTGCTACAGATGTATGGGAAGGCGGTCTGGGTAGCAGTAGTGGCGAGTTGGGTCACAATGTGATGGACCATCATTTCAGAGTCGGGGCATCCGGAACTGCGGAAGGCTACGAGGATAAGTATTACTTCGGACGCCGCCCATCAGGATTCTATGTGCCGCGGTTCAGAAACTGGGGAGGAGATAAACGTGATTATCTGCGAGGCTTTGGTTACCAGGGCAGTGCAAGCCGTCAAAGCTGGCGTGAAAATGTGGCTGAGATGGGGGTTGGTGCGCAACTTAAAGATGCGGTCAGCGAGCCGGGTGCCTGGACCATCGGTATGAATGCCTTTGGTGAAATGCTACCTGATCACAGTAATCGTATTTATATGAACAGGCAGAAAAAAGATGCCTGGGGCCTGCCGGTTCTGGAGATGGACGTGGAGCTTAAAGAGAACGAGCTGCGCATGCGTAAAGATATGCAGCAGGATGCCATTGATATGTTCGAGGCAGCAGGCATGAAAAATGTGCGCGGTTTTGAGGCGGACTACCAGCCCGGAATGGGGATTCATGAAATGGGTACTGCGCGTATGGGCCGCGACCCGAAAACTTCAGTGCTAAACAAGCATAATCAGGTATGGGATGCACCCAATGTCTTTGTCACCGATGGCGCATGCATGACGTCCGCTTCCTGCGTGAACCCTTCTTTAACCTATATGGCGCTGACGGCTCGGGCAGCTGAATTTGCTGTAGAGGAACTGAAAAAAGGAAACCTGTAG